A region of Hydrogenimonas cancrithermarum DNA encodes the following proteins:
- a CDS encoding M20/M25/M40 family metallo-hydrolase, with protein MVEEVIKLFLEITKIPHCSGDTVAMKNHIMQIGNGNGYRVECDDAGNIMAYAKKSRLTLQSHYDMVCIGSAPKIETVIENGWMSAKGSSLGADNGMGVAMMLYLMKKKMEVDFLFTNDEEIGLIGANHLELPIRTPYLLNLDSEELGKVYIGCAGGEDIHVQKRISMAFPQKGGKWFKLRSTAPGGHSGVNIADGIPNAVTELCGVIYDTPSMMLHSLSGGERINAIPAHAEAVVWMPEEETLHLEHPDIDVEALPSAERKLMKDGRALVSAVFGFAHGVRAWNRDLDLPQSSINLAEVSAKGGKVKISLSARAMANEDLHRLVVQTRAGWEALNFTTATEGKYPAWRPVVNDFSEKVLKHYRKIVPDAEYAAIHAGLECALFAKKFPELKITSVGPTILDPHSERERVDLSSVEKIVDLVMALVDDLSSI; from the coding sequence GAGGTCATAAAGCTCTTTCTGGAGATCACCAAAATTCCCCATTGCAGTGGGGATACCGTAGCGATGAAAAATCATATCATGCAGATTGGAAATGGGAACGGATATCGGGTCGAGTGCGACGATGCAGGAAATATCATGGCGTATGCGAAGAAGAGCCGTCTGACACTGCAGTCGCATTACGATATGGTCTGCATCGGTTCCGCACCGAAGATAGAGACGGTCATCGAGAATGGCTGGATGTCTGCCAAAGGGAGTTCACTCGGTGCCGACAACGGCATGGGTGTGGCGATGATGCTCTATCTGATGAAAAAAAAGATGGAGGTCGATTTTCTCTTTACGAACGACGAAGAGATCGGTTTGATCGGAGCGAATCACCTGGAACTTCCGATCAGGACGCCGTATCTGCTCAATCTCGACAGTGAAGAGTTGGGAAAAGTCTATATCGGGTGTGCAGGTGGTGAGGACATCCATGTTCAAAAGAGGATTTCTATGGCATTTCCACAAAAAGGAGGCAAGTGGTTCAAACTCCGATCCACTGCACCGGGAGGGCACTCGGGAGTCAATATAGCCGACGGAATTCCAAATGCCGTGACCGAGCTTTGCGGCGTGATATACGACACCCCTTCGATGATGCTTCACTCACTGAGCGGCGGAGAGCGGATCAATGCAATTCCCGCGCATGCGGAGGCGGTGGTATGGATGCCCGAAGAGGAGACACTGCATCTGGAGCATCCGGATATCGATGTTGAAGCGCTCCCGTCTGCCGAGAGAAAATTGATGAAAGATGGACGTGCGTTGGTCTCCGCGGTTTTTGGTTTCGCACACGGAGTTCGGGCTTGGAATCGGGATCTCGATTTGCCCCAGAGCAGTATCAACCTGGCGGAGGTTTCGGCGAAAGGAGGGAAGGTGAAGATCTCGCTTTCTGCCCGTGCGATGGCCAACGAGGATCTTCATCGGCTTGTCGTTCAGACGAGAGCAGGGTGGGAAGCGTTGAATTTCACGACTGCCACCGAAGGGAAATATCCGGCGTGGAGACCGGTTGTCAACGATTTCAGCGAGAAGGTTTTGAAACACTATAGAAAGATCGTTCCCGACGCCGAATATGCCGCAATCCATGCCGGTCTGGAGTGTGCGCTTTTCGCCAAAAAGTTTCCGGAACTTAAAATCACATCGGTAGGGCCGACGATTCTCGATCCCCATTCAGAGCGAGAACGTGTCGATCTCTCCTCTGTTGAAAAAATCGTTGATTTGGTTATGGCGCTCGTCGACGATTTATCGTCGATTTAA
- a CDS encoding host attachment protein → MKIGDIVIVSDLGEMKIYRAEPRGLEAEAGLKPDHVKLDLIDAKDYVASHWKVQDIVTDQAGQFKGGSQGRGEFSQGSVGERHELEKHLEEEVIEAIAKDISDTVSANNPPKWYLGLPETIYARVMEKVSPAVKEKLFLGLKKDLVKTDKNDLVEIFKK, encoded by the coding sequence ATGAAAATCGGTGATATCGTTATCGTGAGCGATCTTGGAGAGATGAAAATATACAGAGCCGAACCTCGTGGTCTCGAGGCGGAAGCGGGCCTCAAACCGGATCATGTCAAGCTCGATCTGATCGATGCGAAAGATTATGTGGCATCCCACTGGAAAGTTCAAGATATCGTGACGGATCAGGCGGGCCAGTTCAAAGGCGGAAGCCAAGGCCGTGGTGAGTTTTCTCAAGGCAGTGTCGGAGAGCGGCATGAACTCGAAAAGCATCTTGAAGAGGAAGTGATCGAAGCGATCGCGAAAGATATTTCCGATACGGTTTCCGCCAACAATCCCCCAAAATGGTACCTTGGACTTCCCGAAACGATCTATGCCCGTGTGATGGAAAAAGTCTCTCCCGCCGTGAAAGAGAAGCTTTTTCTCGGTCTGAAAAAGGATCTGGTCAAAACGGACAAAAACGATCTCGTCGAAATCTTCAAAAAGTAG
- the nth gene encoding endonuclease III produces the protein MKLATKKEIEEIKRRLLEHYPDSVTELHYHNLYELLVAVMLSAQCTDKRVNLITPALFEKYPDIPSLANADLDDVKELIKSCSFFNNKAKNLIKMAQMVMEKYNGEIPLDEKELVKLPGVGQKTAHVVMIEYTGANLMAVDTHVFRVAHRLGLSDAKTAEGTEKDLVKKFKTDLHRIHQAMVLFGRYICTAKNPKCYTECFLTDLCKSKESFKAR, from the coding sequence ATGAAACTCGCAACGAAAAAAGAGATCGAAGAGATAAAAAGACGGCTTCTCGAGCACTACCCCGATTCGGTAACGGAACTGCACTATCACAACCTCTACGAACTCCTGGTCGCAGTCATGCTGTCGGCACAGTGCACCGATAAACGTGTCAATCTGATCACGCCGGCGCTGTTTGAAAAGTATCCAGACATTCCGAGCCTCGCAAACGCAGATCTCGACGACGTGAAGGAACTCATCAAAAGCTGCTCTTTCTTCAACAACAAAGCAAAAAATCTCATCAAAATGGCACAGATGGTGATGGAAAAGTATAATGGAGAGATCCCATTGGACGAAAAGGAGCTCGTCAAACTGCCGGGTGTCGGCCAGAAAACCGCTCATGTCGTCATGATCGAATATACCGGGGCCAATCTGATGGCAGTCGACACCCATGTTTTCCGCGTCGCTCATAGGCTGGGGCTGAGCGATGCCAAAACGGCGGAAGGAACCGAGAAAGATCTCGTAAAAAAATTCAAAACCGATCTGCATCGGATTCATCAGGCGATGGTCCTTTTCGGACGCTATATCTGTACGGCGAAAAATCCGAAATGCTATACCGAGTGTTTTTTGACGGATTTGTGCAAAAGCAAAGAGAGTTTCAAAGCGAGATAG
- a CDS encoding YebC/PmpR family DNA-binding transcriptional regulator, giving the protein MAGHNKWSKVKHIKAKEDAKKGKLFTKAVRDITTAAKAGGGDPDTNAALRLAIERARAVSMPAENIQRAIDKATGNLKGVNYEEITYEGYGPGGVAIMVETMTDNKNRTVANVRHAFSKAGGSLGTSGSVAWMFEKKGIITIERSDKDDEVMEVALENGATDIKEFDEVLVIESEPADFDTLLQAVEKTGVNILESSVGLVATNMIDVDDETAEKVEKLIETLEEDDDVQNVYHNMA; this is encoded by the coding sequence ATGGCAGGTCATAACAAATGGTCGAAAGTCAAACACATCAAAGCGAAAGAGGATGCGAAAAAAGGCAAACTCTTTACCAAAGCCGTGCGTGATATTACCACCGCGGCCAAAGCGGGCGGTGGCGACCCCGACACGAATGCCGCGCTTCGGCTCGCGATCGAACGTGCACGTGCCGTTTCGATGCCGGCTGAGAACATTCAGCGTGCCATCGACAAGGCGACCGGCAATCTAAAAGGCGTCAACTACGAAGAGATTACCTACGAAGGATACGGTCCGGGCGGTGTGGCGATCATGGTCGAGACGATGACCGACAATAAAAACCGCACCGTGGCGAACGTCCGTCATGCCTTCAGCAAAGCGGGAGGAAGTCTGGGCACGAGTGGAAGTGTCGCATGGATGTTCGAGAAAAAGGGGATCATCACGATTGAAAGAAGCGATAAAGACGACGAAGTGATGGAAGTGGCGCTTGAAAATGGTGCAACCGATATCAAGGAGTTCGACGAAGTCCTGGTCATCGAGAGCGAACCGGCGGACTTCGATACACTTTTGCAGGCGGTCGAGAAAACCGGTGTCAACATTCTTGAGAGCTCTGTCGGACTCGTCGCGACCAACATGATCGATGTCGATGACGAAACGGCAGAGAAGGTTGAAAAACTTATCGAGACGCTCGAAGAGGATGACGATGTTCAAAATGTCTATCACAATATGGCATAA
- a CDS encoding peptidylprolyl isomerase: MKKLIMAGLSAATLALSLPASDVLATVNSHKITKEDVQSVLNAMGARTSYDALPDDVKKKVLDQVIEQQLLQEKALASGIEKDKEYKEALEKLKKKLALDIWMKKQLDTIEVSDAEAKKAYEEHKNAFQRPETVHARHILVKTEAEAKQIIEELKKTPKSKLKTKFEELAKAKSTGPSAPRGGDLGTFGRGQMVKPFSDAAFALKAGEFTQTPVKTQFGYHVIYVEEKHPAQTVPFDEVKERIKQNLKMEKFKENIKKIAQELRTKAKIKYQ, translated from the coding sequence ATGAAAAAACTGATCATGGCCGGCCTCAGTGCGGCGACACTGGCACTTTCGCTTCCAGCATCGGATGTTCTGGCGACCGTCAACAGTCATAAAATCACAAAAGAGGATGTCCAGTCGGTACTCAATGCGATGGGTGCCCGTACAAGTTACGATGCACTTCCGGACGATGTGAAAAAGAAGGTACTCGACCAGGTGATCGAACAACAGCTTCTTCAGGAGAAAGCACTCGCAAGCGGTATCGAGAAAGACAAAGAGTACAAAGAGGCGCTTGAAAAACTGAAAAAGAAGTTGGCACTCGATATCTGGATGAAAAAGCAGCTCGATACGATCGAAGTGAGCGATGCCGAAGCGAAAAAGGCGTATGAGGAGCACAAAAATGCATTTCAGCGACCCGAAACCGTCCATGCGCGGCATATCCTTGTAAAAACCGAAGCGGAAGCGAAGCAGATTATAGAAGAGCTTAAAAAAACACCCAAATCGAAACTCAAAACGAAATTCGAAGAGCTTGCCAAAGCGAAGTCGACCGGGCCGAGTGCACCGCGTGGAGGAGATCTTGGGACATTCGGGCGCGGACAGATGGTCAAGCCGTTTAGCGATGCGGCTTTTGCGCTTAAAGCCGGAGAGTTCACACAAACTCCTGTCAAAACACAGTTCGGCTACCATGTGATCTATGTCGAAGAGAAGCACCCAGCACAGACCGTTCCCTTCGATGAGGTCAAAGAACGCATAAAGCAGAATCTGAAGATGGAGAAATTCAAAGAGAATATCAAAAAGATTGCACAGGAACTTCGCACCAAAGCGAAGATCAAATACCAGTAA
- the fbaA gene encoding class II fructose-bisphosphate aldolase, whose amino-acid sequence MKGVKISDYVDAGVATGDDVQKIFEIAKANEFALPAVNVVGSNSMNAAMEAAKEVNSPIIIQFSNGGAVFNAGKGLDSEKAGVLGAISGAQHVHTLAEAYGIPVMLHTDHAARKLLPWIDALLEASEQHFAKTGKPLFSSHMIDLSEEPLEQNIETCKVYLERMSKMGMTLEIELGITGGEEDGVDNTDVDNKLLYTQPEEVAYAYEELSKVSDRFTIAASFGNVHGVYKPGNVVLRPEILDNSQKYIEQKYNTALKPVSFVFHGGSGSDLKDIRDAISYGVIKMNIDTDTQWAFWAGVKGYVEKYHDYLQAQIGNPEGEDKPNKKYYDPRKWLREGEKSMVARLKEAFEDLNCIDRF is encoded by the coding sequence ATGAAGGGTGTAAAGATTTCAGATTACGTCGATGCCGGTGTCGCAACGGGTGATGATGTCCAGAAGATTTTTGAGATCGCCAAAGCGAATGAGTTCGCGTTGCCGGCGGTCAACGTTGTCGGAAGCAACTCGATGAATGCGGCGATGGAAGCGGCCAAAGAGGTCAACTCCCCGATTATTATTCAGTTCAGTAACGGCGGTGCGGTATTCAATGCGGGCAAAGGGCTCGATAGCGAAAAGGCCGGGGTGCTCGGCGCCATAAGCGGTGCACAGCATGTCCATACGCTGGCGGAAGCCTACGGCATTCCCGTGATGCTTCATACCGATCATGCAGCACGTAAACTGTTGCCATGGATCGATGCACTGCTCGAAGCGAGTGAACAGCACTTCGCCAAAACCGGCAAACCGCTCTTCAGCTCCCATATGATCGATCTGAGCGAAGAGCCGTTGGAGCAGAACATCGAAACCTGCAAAGTCTATCTCGAGCGGATGAGCAAGATGGGAATGACACTCGAGATCGAGCTTGGTATCACGGGTGGGGAAGAGGATGGTGTCGACAACACCGATGTCGACAACAAACTTCTCTACACACAGCCTGAAGAGGTCGCCTATGCCTACGAAGAGCTCAGCAAGGTCAGCGATCGTTTCACGATCGCAGCATCGTTCGGAAACGTGCATGGCGTCTACAAGCCGGGCAATGTCGTGTTGCGCCCGGAGATTCTGGACAACTCCCAAAAATACATCGAGCAAAAGTACAATACGGCACTCAAGCCAGTCAGCTTCGTCTTCCACGGCGGAAGCGGATCGGACCTGAAGGACATCCGCGATGCAATCAGCTACGGTGTCATAAAAATGAATATCGATACCGACACACAGTGGGCTTTCTGGGCTGGAGTGAAGGGGTATGTCGAAAAATATCATGATTATCTTCAGGCGCAGATCGGCAATCCCGAAGGGGAAGACAAACCGAACAAAAAGTATTATGACCCGCGCAAATGGCTACGTGAAGGTGAAAAGTCGATGGTCGCCCGTCTCAAAGAGGCCTTCGAGGATCTTAACTGCATTGACCGCTTCTAA
- a CDS encoding 1-aminocyclopropane-1-carboxylate deaminase: protein MTASKLLFPPSRVDSFHWRGHEWFVKRDDLIDPRFSGNKLRKLYTLLQTDSKRYSLLMSYGGSQSNAMLSLAYLAKSKGWDFVYYVKKLPDWLAKNPTGNLKLALDLGMKAVEIPHSEFYGRIEDVRSTLSDDTLLVAQGGAEKIAEEGVRLLAKEILSWANRKGIGSCSVATPSGTGTTALYLRRHLPKEIEVLTTPVVGDRDTLLAQWHELEPDEPFLPKILEHWPKHPFAKPKKCYFDAWHSLKRSGVEFDLVYAPKMWLELLSAYENLQKPILYIHSGGVSGNMSQIEHYRYSGIL, encoded by the coding sequence TTGACCGCTTCTAAACTCCTCTTTCCACCCTCCCGGGTGGACTCTTTTCATTGGAGGGGGCATGAATGGTTCGTCAAGCGTGACGACCTTATCGATCCCCGTTTTTCCGGCAATAAACTTCGAAAACTCTATACGCTTTTACAAACCGATTCGAAACGTTATTCTCTCTTGATGAGTTATGGTGGCTCCCAATCGAATGCGATGCTTTCCCTCGCCTACCTGGCAAAGTCGAAAGGGTGGGATTTTGTCTATTATGTCAAAAAGCTCCCCGACTGGCTTGCCAAAAATCCGACAGGCAATCTCAAACTTGCGCTCGATCTTGGAATGAAAGCCGTCGAAATTCCCCATTCGGAATTTTATGGCCGGATCGAAGATGTTCGAAGCACTCTATCGGACGATACTCTCCTTGTCGCTCAGGGAGGTGCCGAAAAGATAGCGGAAGAGGGCGTCCGTCTTTTGGCGAAGGAGATTCTCTCTTGGGCAAATAGAAAAGGCATCGGCAGCTGCAGCGTCGCCACGCCGAGCGGCACGGGGACTACGGCACTCTATCTCAGACGCCATTTGCCGAAAGAGATTGAAGTGTTGACGACACCTGTCGTCGGTGATCGTGACACGCTTTTGGCCCAATGGCACGAACTCGAACCGGATGAACCGTTTTTACCGAAAATCTTGGAACATTGGCCGAAACATCCTTTCGCAAAACCGAAAAAGTGCTATTTCGATGCATGGCACTCTCTCAAGCGATCGGGGGTCGAGTTCGACCTGGTCTATGCCCCGAAAATGTGGCTGGAGTTACTAAGCGCCTACGAGAATCTGCAAAAACCGATTCTCTATATCCATTCCGGAGGTGTCAGTGGAAATATGTCCCAAATTGAGCATTATCGATACAGTGGCATTCTATAA
- a CDS encoding OadG family protein: MENMVAESFKYMILGMGIVFAFLYIMVLVLQTQAKLIAKYFPEKPAGPAGGASTGVDKKKVAAVIAAIQHHKNLGK, encoded by the coding sequence ATGGAAAACATGGTAGCAGAAAGCTTCAAGTATATGATTCTCGGAATGGGAATCGTATTTGCGTTTCTTTATATTATGGTCTTGGTTTTGCAAACGCAGGCAAAACTGATCGCCAAATATTTTCCCGAAAAACCGGCAGGACCGGCTGGAGGTGCTTCGACGGGAGTTGACAAGAAGAAGGTTGCAGCAGTGATTGCGGCCATTCAACACCACAAAAATCTCGGCAAATAA
- a CDS encoding biotin/lipoyl-containing protein, with amino-acid sequence MAKKKKYIDVMDTTFRDGFQSVFGGRVLMEDFLPAVEAAKDAGITHFEFGGGARFQSLFFYLQENAFEMMDKFRETVGPEVNLQTLARGINTVMLDTGSREMIDLHAKLFKKHGTTTIRNFDALNDVDNLAYSAKCIKDHGLKHEVVVTIMDLPPGCHGAHDAPFYEKVLRKILDSGLPFDSVCFKDASGTSNPNKVYETIKMARKLLPEGTHLRLHTHETAGVSVACYLAALEAGVDGIDMAAHPVSGGTSQPDILTLLHATKGGDYDLGGLELEKILAYEEVLNDCLKDYFIPPEATQVSPLIPFSPMPGGALTANTQMMRDSGILHKYPEVIRAMQEVVEKGGYGTSVTPVSQFYWQQAFNNVMFGPWKKIAPGYGRMVLGYFGKTPTEPDPEVVKIASEQLKLEPTKENPLDIADRDETKSIAYWKKVLEEEGLETTEENIFIAAACDKKGIDFLKGESPLMVRKKDQEENKKEGECMSSAAGVYTVVVDGQKFKVEVAEGEGEIVVKEASSTPAPAPESEVPAENAPGLTEVPAQVPGNVWKILKNPGDSVEEGEVIMILEAMKMEIDIPSPKAGKIAKINVATNQAVQEGQILALVE; translated from the coding sequence ATGGCGAAAAAGAAAAAGTATATCGATGTAATGGACACCACCTTCCGCGACGGCTTTCAATCCGTTTTCGGCGGGCGGGTCCTGATGGAGGATTTCCTCCCTGCGGTCGAGGCGGCGAAAGATGCCGGCATTACCCACTTCGAATTTGGCGGTGGTGCACGTTTTCAGAGTCTCTTCTTCTATCTGCAGGAGAATGCGTTCGAGATGATGGACAAGTTCCGTGAAACCGTCGGTCCGGAAGTCAATCTTCAGACGCTGGCACGCGGCATCAACACCGTCATGCTCGATACCGGCAGCCGAGAGATGATCGATCTTCATGCCAAACTTTTCAAAAAGCACGGTACGACGACGATCCGAAACTTCGATGCACTCAACGATGTCGACAACCTTGCATACAGTGCCAAATGTATCAAAGATCACGGGCTCAAACATGAAGTGGTTGTAACGATCATGGACCTTCCTCCGGGATGCCACGGTGCGCATGATGCACCGTTCTATGAAAAGGTGCTTCGCAAAATTCTCGATTCGGGTCTGCCGTTTGACAGTGTCTGTTTCAAAGACGCGAGTGGAACCTCCAACCCGAACAAAGTCTACGAGACGATCAAAATGGCACGTAAACTTCTTCCGGAAGGGACCCATCTGCGCCTACATACACATGAAACCGCGGGTGTCAGTGTCGCATGTTACCTCGCAGCTCTCGAAGCGGGTGTGGATGGAATCGACATGGCCGCACACCCGGTAAGCGGTGGCACGAGCCAGCCCGATATTCTGACGTTGCTTCATGCGACCAAGGGAGGAGACTACGATCTCGGTGGTCTCGAACTTGAAAAAATTCTTGCCTATGAAGAGGTTCTCAACGACTGTCTGAAAGACTATTTCATTCCGCCGGAAGCGACACAGGTTTCACCACTTATTCCGTTCTCTCCGATGCCTGGCGGCGCTTTGACGGCAAATACGCAGATGATGCGCGACAGCGGCATCTTGCACAAGTATCCGGAAGTGATCCGTGCGATGCAAGAAGTGGTCGAAAAAGGTGGGTATGGCACATCGGTCACACCCGTATCGCAGTTTTACTGGCAGCAGGCCTTCAACAACGTCATGTTCGGGCCATGGAAGAAGATCGCACCAGGGTACGGGCGCATGGTGCTTGGATATTTCGGAAAAACACCGACCGAACCGGATCCGGAAGTGGTGAAGATCGCATCGGAACAGCTCAAACTCGAGCCGACAAAAGAGAATCCTCTCGATATCGCGGATCGCGACGAAACAAAATCGATCGCGTACTGGAAAAAAGTGCTCGAAGAAGAGGGTCTCGAAACGACGGAAGAGAATATCTTCATCGCAGCAGCGTGCGATAAGAAAGGCATCGACTTCCTCAAAGGCGAATCGCCGCTGATGGTACGCAAAAAAGATCAAGAAGAAAACAAAAAAGAAGGTGAATGTATGAGTAGTGCAGCAGGTGTATATACGGTTGTAGTTGACGGTCAGAAGTTCAAAGTCGAAGTTGCCGAAGGCGAAGGAGAAATCGTTGTCAAAGAGGCATCGAGCACACCGGCACCGGCGCCGGAAAGCGAAGTTCCTGCAGAGAATGCACCGGGCCTTACAGAAGTTCCTGCACAGGTTCCGGGCAATGTCTGGAAAATTCTGAAAAACCCGGGCGACAGTGTCGAAGAGGGTGAAGTGATCATGATTCTCGAGGCGATGAAAATGGAGATCGACATTCCTTCGCCGAAAGCGGGAAAGATCGCGAAAATCAACGTGGCTACCAACCAGGCGGTACAAGAGGGTCAGATTCTGGCACTGGTTGAGTAA
- a CDS encoding sodium ion-translocating decarboxylase subunit beta, whose product MKKSIVAVLLLFITLFATNAAASGHEQVAQQTHAIEHHAAVDSSEKAVAHDKGVWELLKSFYKTTGLYAFTTPQEGMVNGEGEPVNAFHQTWGRVIMIGITLLLFYLAIAKGFEPLLLLPIGFGGLLANIPFANMTADHGFLGVIYNAGIANEFFPLLIFMGVGAMTDFGPMLANPKTALLGGAAQFGIFGTLVGAAALSQFTPAFDFSLQDCAAISIIGGADGPTSIFIATKLAPDLLGAIAVAAYSYMALVPVIQPPIMKALTSKEERVIVMKQQRKVHKLEKLFLPLIVLGLSILLLPESTPLIGAFTFGNFAKESGVVDRLSDTMQNSLINIVTILLGLGVGSKLAAEKFLVGDTLGILILGLVAFAVGTAAGVLMAKLMNRLSSEPINPLIGAAGVSAVPMAARVVNKVGMEEKPGNILLMHAMGPNVAGVIGSAVAAGVLISIFN is encoded by the coding sequence ATGAAAAAAAGTATCGTTGCAGTATTGCTGCTTTTTATTACGCTTTTCGCTACAAATGCGGCAGCGAGCGGCCACGAACAGGTCGCACAGCAGACACACGCTATTGAGCATCATGCCGCTGTCGACTCTTCCGAAAAAGCGGTTGCTCATGACAAGGGAGTTTGGGAACTGTTGAAGTCATTCTACAAAACAACAGGTCTTTACGCCTTCACGACACCTCAGGAGGGAATGGTCAACGGTGAGGGCGAACCGGTCAATGCATTCCATCAAACATGGGGACGCGTCATCATGATCGGTATTACGCTGTTGCTCTTCTATCTGGCGATTGCAAAAGGTTTTGAGCCTCTGCTGCTTTTGCCGATCGGTTTCGGGGGGCTGCTGGCAAATATCCCGTTCGCCAATATGACGGCTGATCATGGCTTTTTGGGGGTCATCTACAACGCCGGAATCGCCAACGAGTTTTTTCCACTGCTTATTTTCATGGGGGTTGGAGCGATGACCGATTTCGGCCCAATGTTGGCAAACCCGAAAACGGCTCTCCTCGGCGGTGCCGCACAGTTCGGTATTTTCGGAACACTCGTCGGTGCCGCGGCCCTGAGCCAGTTTACCCCGGCTTTCGATTTCAGTCTTCAAGATTGTGCTGCGATTTCCATCATTGGGGGTGCGGACGGACCGACCTCCATCTTTATCGCTACCAAGCTCGCTCCGGATCTTCTTGGAGCGATTGCCGTAGCGGCGTATTCGTATATGGCGCTCGTGCCGGTCATTCAACCTCCAATCATGAAGGCTTTGACAAGCAAAGAAGAGCGTGTCATCGTCATGAAACAGCAGCGAAAAGTGCACAAGCTCGAAAAGCTCTTTCTACCTTTGATCGTACTTGGGCTGAGTATTCTTCTTTTGCCCGAATCGACGCCGCTGATCGGTGCTTTTACGTTCGGTAACTTTGCGAAAGAGTCGGGTGTCGTCGACCGCCTCAGCGACACGATGCAAAACTCTTTGATCAACATCGTCACGATTCTTCTGGGGCTTGGTGTCGGCTCCAAGCTGGCGGCGGAAAAATTCCTTGTTGGGGATACGCTCGGCATTCTTATTCTTGGCCTCGTAGCGTTCGCCGTCGGGACAGCTGCCGGTGTATTGATGGCGAAACTTATGAACAGACTCTCTTCCGAACCGATCAATCCATTGATCGGAGCGGCAGGTGTTTCTGCAGTACCGATGGCCGCACGTGTCGTCAACAAAGTCGGCATGGAAGAGAAACCGGGCAATATCCTTCTGATGCATGCGATGGGTCCGAACGTCGCAGGTGTCATCGGCTCCGCCGTTGCCGCAGGTGTTCTTATCTCTATTTTTAACTAA
- a CDS encoding AI-2E family transporter, with protein sequence MANLSAYRTIVTLAAIVVIIAGLKYAAPLIVPFMLSAFISLLLSPLLHWLIKKGIPSPLAFFIVIILVFLLFVSVTGLITSHMADLFEHAESWQVTITENLKQVIFQLQKVGIDIDQELFFSMLQPQKLFTFTLSIIKNASLLLSNSFLIFFTVVFMLIESFSIKRKIRYLEKSGSPGLAHRIESFTVKLNHYFTLKAFTSLLTGLWIVAVLYMFDVPYPLLWGLGGFILNFIPVIGSIIAAIPPVLIALATSGFGDALWIGGWFLVINTVIGNLLEPKIMGRGLEISELVVFLSLVFWGWVFGKIGMLLAVPLTMVVKFAFETSESTRWIAVLLSDSAKNKK encoded by the coding sequence ATGGCGAATTTGTCTGCTTACCGTACCATCGTGACGTTGGCGGCAATCGTCGTTATCATCGCTGGCCTGAAATATGCAGCGCCACTCATCGTTCCGTTTATGCTTTCAGCATTCATCTCTTTACTTTTGTCTCCATTGCTACACTGGCTTATAAAAAAAGGTATTCCTAGCCCATTGGCTTTTTTTATAGTCATCATTTTGGTGTTTCTACTTTTCGTTTCGGTAACCGGATTGATAACCAGTCATATGGCGGATCTTTTCGAACATGCGGAGAGTTGGCAGGTGACGATAACCGAAAATCTAAAACAAGTGATATTCCAACTACAGAAGGTCGGAATCGACATCGATCAGGAACTCTTCTTCTCCATGCTTCAGCCACAAAAGCTCTTTACATTCACCCTTTCTATCATCAAAAATGCCTCATTGTTGTTATCTAACTCTTTTTTGATTTTTTTTACCGTCGTATTTATGTTGATCGAATCTTTTTCAATAAAAAGAAAAATACGTTATCTCGAAAAAAGTGGATCTCCGGGCCTGGCTCATCGGATCGAGAGTTTTACCGTCAAACTCAACCACTATTTTACGTTGAAGGCATTTACGAGCCTGCTTACCGGTCTTTGGATCGTGGCTGTTTTATATATGTTTGACGTACCTTATCCTCTGCTTTGGGGATTGGGCGGCTTCATTCTGAACTTCATCCCTGTCATCGGCTCGATAATTGCAGCGATACCACCCGTGCTTATCGCGCTCGCTACCAGCGGTTTTGGTGATGCACTTTGGATTGGGGGTTGGTTTCTTGTAATCAACACGGTGATTGGAAATTTGCTTGAGCCGAAAATCATGGGAAGAGGCTTGGAAATTTCGGAACTGGTCGTTTTTCTATCATTGGTCTTTTGGGGTTGGGTCTTTGGCAAAATTGGAATGCTTTTGGCCGTACCGCTGACAATGGTCGTCAAATTCGCCTTTGAAACGTCAGAATCGACACGCTGGATCGCGGTACTGCTTTCCGACTCTGCTAAAAATAAAAAATAG